Proteins encoded in a region of the Brevefilum fermentans genome:
- a CDS encoding tagaturonate epimerase family protein gives MVNELYRVHDRQKKPKVVKRYHPFQNPEAKFGGNGWFPCNSENLAVLKKFIPWLNLLQSDFFLSSGTGDRSGRAAPGLIRALKSHQILPNFDQQSVRELYLTTCSTIQVMDDATLAFFKWGGEANRTLTQII, from the coding sequence ATGGTTAACGAGCTGTATCGAGTGCACGATCGTCAAAAAAAGCCAAAAGTAGTGAAAAGGTATCACCCATTTCAAAATCCAGAAGCAAAATTTGGGGGTAATGGGTGGTTTCCTTGCAACTCTGAAAATCTGGCTGTTTTGAAAAAGTTCATTCCCTGGTTGAATCTATTACAAAGTGATTTTTTTTTGTCATCAGGCACTGGAGATCGATCGGGTCGGGCAGCACCTGGGCTCATTCGGGCTTTAAAATCACATCAAATCTTACCAAACTTTGATCAGCAGTCTGTGCGAGAGCTTTATCTAACCACCTGCTCTACTATCCAAGTCATGGACGATGCGACATTGGCGTTTTTCAAGTGGGGTG
- a CDS encoding integrase core domain-containing protein → MRQIYLQRQFYQLAKRMPPKLSEEAKSRLRMVRAWQALRQQGLPGGKAAEVMGISRATLYRWNGRLESEGLKGLEQRSRRPKRVRQRQWGSKEITLILELRTLYPRWGKEKLAVLARREGTNLSVRILKYIQQRGYLKDNVLYRPRYTKRRPKRPYAIRKPKDYRVDAPGDLVQIDTLDIHPFPQVHFKHFTARDVISRWDVIETFPSASSANAKAFLSTVIKRMPFPVKAVQVDGGSEFKKHFEESCAELGLKLFVLPPRSPKLNGRVERAHRTHLDEFYSAYPIDFTSPTLNKVLEEWERIYNKVRPHRALDNLTPYEYIQQNYPSMIPQLSHMY, encoded by the coding sequence ATGCGGCAGATCTATCTGCAAAGACAATTTTACCAGCTAGCCAAACGTATGCCACCCAAGTTGAGTGAGGAAGCCAAATCTCGGCTGAGGATGGTGAGGGCCTGGCAAGCCCTCAGACAACAAGGGCTGCCTGGCGGAAAGGCAGCTGAGGTCATGGGGATTTCACGAGCCACCCTGTACCGTTGGAATGGGAGGTTAGAGAGCGAGGGCCTTAAGGGATTAGAACAGCGCAGCCGCAGACCGAAGCGTGTGCGGCAACGTCAGTGGGGTTCGAAAGAAATCACCCTCATTCTGGAGTTGAGAACGCTGTATCCTCGCTGGGGAAAAGAGAAATTAGCTGTATTAGCCAGGAGAGAAGGCACAAACCTTTCGGTACGGATCTTGAAATACATCCAACAGCGGGGCTATTTGAAAGACAACGTGCTTTATAGGCCCCGTTACACCAAAAGACGACCCAAAAGGCCCTATGCGATCCGCAAACCCAAGGATTATCGGGTCGATGCCCCGGGCGATCTGGTACAGATTGATACGTTAGACATACACCCTTTCCCCCAGGTCCACTTCAAACACTTCACCGCACGAGATGTGATTTCACGCTGGGATGTGATTGAAACCTTTCCAAGCGCATCTTCTGCAAATGCGAAAGCCTTCTTGTCCACTGTGATCAAAAGGATGCCTTTCCCGGTCAAAGCGGTTCAGGTGGATGGTGGCAGCGAATTCAAAAAGCATTTTGAGGAATCTTGTGCAGAACTGGGCTTGAAATTGTTTGTGTTACCGCCTCGCTCACCTAAGCTGAATGGCAGAGTTGAGCGTGCCCATCGAACCCATTTGGACGAATTCTATTCAGCTTATCCGATTGACTTTACCTCGCCAACACTCAATAAAGTGCTTGAAGAATGGGAAAGAATCTACAATAAAGTCCGCCCTCATCGTGCTCTGGACAACCTGACACCTTATGAGTATATTCAACAAAACTACCCTTCGATGATCCCCCAATTGTCTCATATGTATTGA